A portion of the Candidatus Pristimantibacillus lignocellulolyticus genome contains these proteins:
- the rplI gene encoding 50S ribosomal protein L9 → MKVIFLQDVKGQGKKGEVKDVSEGYVRNFLLPKNLVKIASAGNVKTLDMQHASELKRKEQEKQDAIALGKKIEELTIQVKAKAGEGGKLFGAITTKQIADAIAALGIKLDKRKMELDEPIRSLGVTQVPVKLHADVKATMKVQIVEE, encoded by the coding sequence ATGAAAGTAATTTTTCTACAAGATGTTAAAGGTCAAGGTAAAAAAGGTGAAGTTAAAGATGTTTCTGAAGGATATGTACGTAATTTTCTATTGCCTAAAAATTTAGTTAAAATTGCTTCAGCAGGTAATGTGAAAACATTAGATATGCAACATGCATCTGAACTAAAGCGTAAAGAGCAAGAGAAACAAGATGCGATCGCTTTAGGTAAAAAAATTGAAGAATTAACGATTCAAGTAAAAGCTAAAGCTGGTGAAGGTGGCAAATTGTTCGGCGCAATTACAACAAAACAAATTGCTGATGCAATCGCAGCACTTGGCATTAAATTGGATAAACGTAAAATGGAATTAGATGAGCCGATTCGTTCTCTTGGCGTAACTCAAGTACCTGTTAAGTTACATGCAGATGTTAAAGCAACGATGAAAGTACAAATCGTAGAAGAATAA
- a CDS encoding DHH family phosphoesterase, with translation MPNFLTRRWHGLHSIISIVIMLLLSVMLTFFSWIAGAIGLLLSIGVAVYMYIAERAFRHEFKAYIQTLSYRLKKGGTDVIQELPFGIIIYNEDNIVEWNNPYINQIMQEQSLVGESLTKLFPSLSQSLSQLKEREGKIEIMLHQHMYRLTFREKDRIVYVVDITETWALHKKYDEERLSLGVVMIDNLEEVTQGLDDNQRSVLLSKVTGVITDWAQKFEVYLKRLTSDRFLLITDQKTLRILEQTRFDILDDVREMTSDQKIPMTLSIGFAAGADHILELGQWAHRSLDIALGRGGDQVTVKFGTRQTFYGGKTNAVEKRTRVRARVVAHTLRDLIKESYNVVIMGHRIPDMDAIGAAVGILKAARMLGKESYIVLEGNNPSIDRMMELLREDEKIAKRFITPEQAIALMTPATLAIVVDTHKASMVAEPKLLTMTERLAVIDHHRRSEEFLSHATLMYLEPYASSTCELVTELLQYIHDRISLDVREATSLLAGITIDTKSFSLRTGARTFEAASFLRRNGADSSMIQRMLQEDLNGYINKSDIIKHATIIYEHIALAVVEKGHVKSQLLIAQSADTLLNMSNIYASFVVSERPDGLIAVSARSFGQINVQVVMERMGGGGHLTNAAAQLEGTVDEVAAKLKTVLKQIEDEEGLFE, from the coding sequence ATGCCGAATTTTTTAACGAGACGTTGGCACGGTCTTCATAGTATTATTTCCATCGTTATTATGCTGTTATTATCAGTCATGCTAACTTTCTTTTCGTGGATAGCAGGAGCAATTGGACTACTGTTATCTATAGGTGTAGCTGTCTATATGTATATTGCTGAGCGTGCATTTCGCCACGAATTTAAAGCGTATATTCAGACGCTATCCTATCGCCTGAAGAAGGGCGGAACGGATGTTATTCAAGAGTTACCTTTTGGTATTATTATTTATAATGAAGACAACATCGTAGAGTGGAATAATCCTTATATTAATCAAATTATGCAAGAACAATCATTAGTTGGTGAATCGTTAACGAAGTTATTCCCTTCTCTTTCACAATCTCTTTCTCAACTGAAAGAGCGTGAAGGGAAAATTGAGATTATGTTGCATCAACATATGTACCGGCTCACCTTCCGTGAGAAGGATCGGATTGTCTACGTCGTAGACATTACGGAAACATGGGCACTACATAAAAAGTATGATGAGGAACGATTATCTCTAGGTGTTGTCATGATTGATAATTTGGAAGAGGTAACCCAAGGGCTTGATGATAATCAGCGTTCAGTATTACTTTCTAAAGTGACTGGCGTAATAACGGATTGGGCACAAAAATTTGAAGTGTATTTAAAACGATTAACTTCAGATCGATTTCTTCTTATTACCGATCAAAAGACACTACGCATACTTGAACAAACACGGTTTGATATTCTTGATGATGTACGTGAAATGACAAGTGATCAGAAAATACCAATGACCCTTAGTATTGGGTTTGCAGCGGGTGCTGATCATATTCTCGAGCTAGGTCAATGGGCACATCGAAGTCTGGATATTGCATTAGGTCGTGGTGGCGACCAAGTAACTGTTAAGTTTGGCACACGACAAACGTTCTATGGTGGTAAAACCAATGCAGTAGAAAAACGTACAAGAGTAAGAGCACGTGTTGTGGCACATACATTGCGCGATCTTATTAAGGAAAGTTACAATGTTGTCATTATGGGACATCGTATACCTGATATGGATGCGATCGGTGCAGCGGTTGGAATATTGAAAGCTGCCCGTATGCTTGGCAAAGAATCATACATTGTATTAGAAGGTAATAATCCATCTATCGATCGTATGATGGAGCTTTTGCGTGAGGATGAGAAAATCGCAAAGCGCTTCATTACACCTGAGCAGGCGATCGCTTTAATGACACCGGCAACGTTAGCTATTGTCGTAGATACGCATAAAGCATCGATGGTCGCTGAACCGAAGCTTCTAACGATGACAGAGCGGTTAGCAGTTATCGATCATCATCGACGTAGTGAGGAGTTTCTCAGTCATGCTACATTGATGTACTTAGAGCCATACGCATCGTCAACATGTGAATTGGTTACTGAACTGCTACAATATATTCACGATCGAATTTCGCTTGATGTGCGCGAAGCAACTTCGTTATTAGCTGGTATTACGATTGATACGAAAAGCTTTTCGTTAAGAACGGGTGCCAGAACATTTGAAGCGGCATCGTTTCTACGTCGAAATGGCGCAGATTCATCGATGATCCAGCGAATGCTACAAGAAGATTTGAATGGATATATTAATAAATCTGATATTATTAAGCATGCTACGATCATTTACGAACATATTGCGCTAGCTGTTGTAGAAAAAGGTCATGTAAAATCGCAATTATTAATTGCTCAATCAGCAGATACTTTGCTGAATATGTCTAATATTTATGCTTCATTCGTCGTTTCTGAACGACCTGATGGTTTAATAGCAGTAAGTGCCCGTTCATTTGGACAAATCAATGTACAGGTTGTTATGGAGCGTATGGGTGGCGGTGGACATCTAACTAATGCCGCTGCACAGCTAGAAGGTACTGTTGATGAAGTGGCAGCTAAGTTAAAAACAGTACTCAAACAAATTGAGGATGAAGAGGGGTTATTCGAATGA